In Rhizobium sp. BG4, the genomic stretch CGGCAACGAAAATCAGTGCTGCGGCGATGTTCAGCGTGCTCCAGACCGGCCAGGCGAGGCTGACGAGCGGAAGGCCGGTGGCGCGCGACAACAGCGCGATATTGCCGACATCGGCAAAGAGCACGTGAAGACCGAACCAGAGCGCCAGATTGAGGATGACGCCGACGACGGCAGCGGTAATCGCCGAGAGCGCTGCCGACAAGATTTTGTTCTGCCGGAGCTTCTCGACGAAGGGCGCCCCGGCGAAGATCCAGACGAAGCTCGGCACGAAGGTGGCCCATGCCGCGAGGCTGGCGCCGATCACGCCGCCGAACAGCGGGTCGATGCCGAGCGCATTGCGGAACCCGGCCATGAAGCCGACGAAACAGAGGACGAGGACCAGCGGCCCCGGCGTCGTTTCGGCAAGGGCAAGGCCATCCAGCATTTCGCCGGGACGCAGCCAGGCATAGTGCTCGACCGCTATCTGCGCGACATAGGAGAGAACGGCATAGGCGCCGCCGAAGGTGACGACGGCCATCTTCGAGAAGAAAACGAAGACGGCGGCAAAGACGTTGGTCTCGCCGCTCAGCGCCTCGGCGATGAGATCGGACGGCGCGTGCAGCTCGCGGACGATCAGCAGCGGGAACTGCCAGACGAGAACCCAGAAAGCGAGAATGAGGAACGGCTTGGCGATATGGCGGCTGGTCGGCCCCGACAGCATTCCCGCGGCGGGCGCCGAAGCCGCGACAGGCGTCACGCCCTCAACCTTTCGCCTGCGACGCTCGACGACGAAGCCGGCGATGCCTGCGGCGAGGACCACGAGCGGGAACGGCAGATTGAGCAGGAAGAGCGCCACGAAAGAGGCGGCCGCGACATAATAATGAAAGCGCGATTTCAGCGCCCGGGCGGCAACCCGCATCAGCGCCTCGATGACAACAGCGAGAACGGCAGCCTTGAGGCCGAAGAACAGCGCCAGCAGCCATTCGGCATTCTGGAAATAGGCGTAAAGGCCGGAGAGGACGAGGATGACGAGGAAGCCCGGCATGATGAAGAGCAGGCCGGCGGCGATGCCGCCGCGCACGCCATGCATCAGCCAGCCGATATAGGTGGCGAGCTGCTGGGCCTCCGGGCCTGGCAGCAGCATGCAGTAATTCAGGGCGTGCAGGAAACGGTCTTCGGAGATCCAGCGCTTCTCCTCGACAACCGTCTTGTGCATCAGGGCGATCTGGCCGGCGGGGCCGCCGAAGCTCAGGCAGCCGATGCGGGCCCAGACAGCAAATGCCTCGGAAAAGGCTGGCCGCGGCATGGGTTCGGCAACCACGTCAGACAAATCCCCTACCCTCTCTGAAATTCCGGCCCTCTCCACAAATTCGTCGCAAAAATCCGCGAAGGCTTTCCTTGACTCTTTCTGGAGCCATCCCTAAATGCACGGCGTCTAGCACTCCTCACTGGAGAGTGCTAACACTCATCCATGTGGGCCGTCCCGGTCCGCGAATGTCATTTGATCGAGGGATTAGACAATGGCAAGCACCAATTTCCGCCCCCTTCACGACCGCGTCGTTGTTCGCCGCGTTGAGTCCGAAGAAAAGACCAAGGGTGGCATCATCATCCCGGACACCGCTAAGGAAAAGCCGCAGGAAGGCGAAATCGTCGCTGTCGGTTCCGGCGCTCGTGACGAGTCCGGCAAGGTCGTCGCTCTCGACGTCAAGGCTGGCGACCGCGTTCTGTTCGGCAAGTGGTCGGGCACCGAAGTCAAGATCAACGGCGAAGACCTTCTCATCATGAAGGAAGCCGACATCATGGGCATCATCGGCTAATCAGCCGGTCATCCCGTTCCGCTTATCGCTGACACCCCTTTTCAGGAGTTATCAAAATGGCAGCTAAAGAAGTAAAGTTCGGCCGCTCTGCGCGCGAAAAGATGCTGCGCGGCGTCGACATCCTCGCTGACGCAGTGCAGGTCACGCTCGGTCCGAAGGGCCGTAACGTCGTTATCGACAAGTCCTTCGGCGCTCCGCGCATCACCAAGGACGGCGTATCGGTCGCCAAGGAAATCGAACTCGAAGACAAGTTCGAAAACATGGGCGCCCAGATGGTCCGCGAAGTTGCTTCGAAGACCAACGACATCGCCGGCGACGGCACGACGACTGCAACGGTTCTGGCCCGCGCTATCGTTCGCGAAGGCGCCAAGGCTGTTGCAGCCGGCATGAACCCGATGGACCTGAAGCGCGGTATCGACCTCGCTGTTGCCGAAGTCGTCAAGGATCTCCAGGCCAAGGCCAAGAAGATCAACACTTCGGAAGAAGTTGCCCAGGTCGGCACGATCTCCGCAAACGGCGAAAAGCAGATCGGTCTCGATATTGCTGAAGCCATGCAGAAGGTCGGCAACGAAGGTGTTATCACCGTCGAAGAAGCCAAGACCGCTGAAACCGAACTCGAAGTCGTCGAAGGCATGCAGTTCGACCGCGGCTACCTGAGCCCGTACTTCGTCACCAA encodes the following:
- the groES gene encoding co-chaperone GroES; protein product: MASTNFRPLHDRVVVRRVESEEKTKGGIIIPDTAKEKPQEGEIVAVGSGARDESGKVVALDVKAGDRVLFGKWSGTEVKINGEDLLIMKEADIMGIIG
- the chrA gene encoding chromate efflux transporter — protein: MPRPAFSEAFAVWARIGCLSFGGPAGQIALMHKTVVEEKRWISEDRFLHALNYCMLLPGPEAQQLATYIGWLMHGVRGGIAAGLLFIMPGFLVILVLSGLYAYFQNAEWLLALFFGLKAAVLAVVIEALMRVAARALKSRFHYYVAAASFVALFLLNLPFPLVVLAAGIAGFVVERRRRKVEGVTPVAASAPAAGMLSGPTSRHIAKPFLILAFWVLVWQFPLLIVRELHAPSDLIAEALSGETNVFAAVFVFFSKMAVVTFGGAYAVLSYVAQIAVEHYAWLRPGEMLDGLALAETTPGPLVLVLCFVGFMAGFRNALGIDPLFGGVIGASLAAWATFVPSFVWIFAGAPFVEKLRQNKILSAALSAITAAVVGVILNLALWFGLHVLFADVGNIALLSRATGLPLVSLAWPVWSTLNIAAALIFVAACVMLFRFKLGMVSILGFAAVAGLAVRGVELLL